One genomic segment of Mangifera indica cultivar Alphonso chromosome 6, CATAS_Mindica_2.1, whole genome shotgun sequence includes these proteins:
- the LOC123218791 gene encoding pyrophosphate--fructose 6-phosphate 1-phosphotransferase subunit beta, translated as MSPSFVSNGDLTPVKSGAVNGRVASVYSEVQTSRIDHALPLPSVLRSPFKIVDGPASSAAGNPDEIKKLFPNLFGQPSANLVPNDVDTLPANQKLKIGVVLSGGQAPGGHNVISGIFDYLQDRAKGSVLYGFRGGPAGIMKCKYIELTPEYIYPYRNQGGFDMICSGRDKIETPEQFKQAEETAKKLDLDGLVVIGGDDSNTNACLLAENFRGKNLKTRVIGCPKTIDGDLKCKEVPTSFGFDTACRIYAEMIGNVMIDARSTGKYYHFVRLMGRAASHITLECALQTHPNITVIGEEVAAKKQTLKNVTDYIVDIICKRAVLGYNYGVILIPEGLIDFIPEVQQLIAELNEILAHDVVDENGLWKKKLTGQSEQLFEFLPQAIQEQLMLERDPHGNVQVAKIETEKMLIQMVETELEKRKQQGAYKGHFKGQSHFFGYEGRCGLPTNFDASYCYALGYAAGALLHSGKTGLISSVGNLSAPVDQWTASGTALTALMDVERRHGKFKPVIKKAMVELDGAPYKKFASLREEWALKNRYISPGPIQFVGPTSVAVNHTLLLELGAQV; from the exons ATGTCTCCTTCCTTCGTTTCTAACGGCGATTTGACTCCCGTCAAGTCCGGTGCTGTCAACGGACGTGTGGCTTCAGTCTATAGTGAAGTTCAAACTAGCCGTATCGACCACGCGCTTCCTCTTCCTTCCGTTCTCCGTAGCCCTTTCAAAATCGTCGACGGTCCCGCCAGCTCAGCTGCGGGCAATCCAG ATGAGATTAAGAAGTTGTTTCCGAATCTGTTCGGGCAACCGTCGGCAAACCTTGTGCCAAACGACGTCGATACTCTGCCGGCTAATCAGAAGTTGAAAATCGGTGTCGTTTTGTCCGGAGGCCAGGCTCCAGGCGGACACAATGTGATCTCGGGAATTTTCG ATTATTTGCAGGATCGTGCAAAAGGTAGTGTCCTGTATGGATTTAGGGGAGGTCCGGCTGGGATCATGAAGTGCAAATACATTGAATTGACTCCGGAATATATTTATCCGTACAGAAACCAG GGTGGCTTTGACATGATTTGCAGTGGAAGAGACAAGATTGAAACTCCAGAGCAG TTTAAACAAGCTGAAGAAACGGCTAAGAAGCTGGATTTGGATGGCCTTGTCGTTATTGGTGGTGATGACTCAAACACAAACGCTTGCCTCCTTGCTGAAAACTTTAG GGGTAAAAATCTGAAAACTCGGGTGATTGGATGCCCAAAAACCATTGATGGTGACTTGAAATGCAAAGAGGTTCCCACAAGTTTTGGATTTGATACGGCATGCAGG ATATATGCTGAAATGATCGGAAATGTGATGATAGATGCACGGTCAACTGGAAAATACTATCATT TTGTACGGCTTATGGGACGTGCTGCTTCCCATATTACTCTTGAGTGTGCACTGCAAACTCACCCAAACATTACCGTTATTGGAGAAGAG GTTGCTGCCAAGAAGCAAACACTGAAAAATGTCACAGACTACATTGTTGACATAATCTGTAAACGGGCTGTACTTGGTTACAACTATGGTGTCATACTCATTCCAGAaggtttaattgattttattccTGAG GTGCAGCAGCTTATTGCAGAACTGAATGAAATTCTAGCCCATGATGTTGTTGATGAAAATGGGCTATGGAAAAAGAAACTCACTGGTCAGTCTGAACAACTTTTTGAGTTCTTACCTCAGGCTATTCAAGAACAATTGATGCTTGAAAGAGATCCCCATGGAAATGTCCAG GTTGCCAAGATAGAAACAGAAAAAATGTTGATTCAAATGGTTGAGACTGAGTTGGAGAAGAGGAAACAGCAAGGTGCATACAAAGGCCACTTCAAAGGGCAGTCCCACTTTTTCGG GTATGAAGGAAGATGCGGTTTGCCAACAAACTTCGATGCTTCCTACTGTTATGCGTTGGGCTATGCTGCTGGAGCTCTCCTTCATAGCGGGAAAACTGGCTTAATATCATCA GTTGGAAATTTAAGTGCTCCAGTTGATCAATGGACTGCCAGTGGAACTGCTCTGACCGCCTTAATGGATGTGGAGAGGAGACATG GTAAGTTCAAGCCTGTGATCAAGAAGGCCATGGTAGAACTTGATG GTGCTCCGTATAAAAAATTTGCATCCTTGCGCGAGGAGTGGGCTCTCAAAAATCGCTACATTAGTCCTG GCCCTATTCAATTTGTCGGTCCAACGTCCGTTGCTGTTAATCACACACTACTCTTGGAGCTGGGTGCTCAAGTTTAA